One Chryseobacterium wanjuense genomic region harbors:
- a CDS encoding bacteriocin immunity protein: protein MTKEELIELGYKIVNAEGTEEQIDEYYELFSKNVPHPNGANLFFYPENYNARTDDLSKYNPSVEEVVELALSYKAKEV, encoded by the coding sequence ATGACAAAGGAAGAATTAATAGAATTAGGATATAAAATTGTAAATGCTGAAGGAACGGAAGAGCAAATAGATGAGTATTATGAACTATTCAGTAAAAACGTTCCTCATCCTAATGGAGCAAATCTATTTTTTTACCCTGAAAATTACAATGCAAGAACAGATGATTTATCTAAATACAATCCATCTGTTGAAGAAGTAGTTGAGCTTGCGTTATCCTATAAGGCGAAAGAAGTATAA
- a CDS encoding SMI1/KNR4 family protein: protein MNLQYFQNLNDYLIKNKWQNSNVDPSLINGLELKIKKSFPKAYKEFLELTGMHFYPLHNSNTALGGAFDFLESANADALEQLEDYGLKNLINKEFWVIAESDGVYIHYIFFDEGENPPVYGLDMEGYTDDNSDPKRYHKKIANSFTEYVESFINQYNHTSDK from the coding sequence ATGAATTTACAATACTTTCAAAATCTTAATGATTATCTCATTAAAAACAAATGGCAAAATAGCAATGTTGATCCTTCATTAATAAACGGTTTAGAATTAAAAATAAAAAAGAGCTTTCCTAAAGCATACAAAGAATTTCTAGAGCTAACGGGTATGCACTTTTATCCTCTTCATAATTCTAATACAGCCTTAGGGGGCGCATTTGATTTTTTAGAATCTGCCAATGCTGATGCTCTTGAACAATTAGAAGATTATGGTTTGAAAAACTTAATAAATAAAGAGTTTTGGGTAATCGCAGAATCAGATGGAGTTTATATACATTACATTTTTTTTGATGAAGGAGAGAACCCCCCTGTTTACGGGCTAGATATGGAAGGGTATACTGATGATAATTCCGACCCAAAAAGATATCACAAAAAGATAGCTAATAGTTTTACTGAGTATGTAGAAAGTTTTATTAATCAATATAATCATACATCTGATAAATAA